From the Cloeon dipterum chromosome 4, ieCloDipt1.1, whole genome shotgun sequence genome, the window GAAATGAGTAATAATTAGCCAATTTCCCTGTAAAGATCTAAAATTCAGTGACTTTTTCGGAGAGTCAAACACGACCCACCGATTGGTTGTTTGTCACGTAGAGTCTACCTATAAAATTACATCccaatttaatgaaatctGGCTAAGGAATTCGTAAAAACATCGTGAGATAAATGTGCAATGCAAACCTCCTCCATAAGTATTAGGGTGAAGAGGACGTCGTGGTCTCTGTTGTAGAAGGGAAGGCGGCCGCAAAGCATCTCGTACATGACAACCCCAACACCCCACCAATCGACCGCGCGCCCGTAATCATTGTCTTCGAGCACTTCTGGCGCCAAATACTCAGGTGTGCCGCAAAATGTTTTCGTCGTCTGCCCGTAAGTGATCGACTCTTTGCATAGGCCAAAATCTGCTATCTTGATGTGACCATCTTTGTCCAGTAACAGGTTCTCAAGCTGaaacaataaatcaattaatgagGCAGGATTTCAATTCCACTCTTGATTTATTTGGTACTTATGAAGGCTCAAACTCAGTCAATTCAGTTCTAAAGTGTTGAGCTTTTTATGTTGTTTTATACCACACTGCTCcagaacaataaatttaatttcaagcatAAAATATCAGAACTTCCtcagagaatttaaaatttggtgaaGTCCCATTTAGAAATTAGCAGTACAAAAAATGAAGTGCATGGATGAGTTGATTTGAAACAAGACTTAAACTGGaagagcattttaaatttcatgatcAGATGTacacaaaaaagaaataaaaagaaagtaCAATGTATTTCTGAAGGTTGCAAAAAGCTTCATTtccttataaaaatattttaacgtgATTAAATCTTAGATACAAATAGATCATTGTTGAAATGTTGATGGTGgcatgattaaaataaagcagTTAATAAGCTGAAAAGAGTTAAATTGTACCACATTCTAACGAACCACTAGAAATATGATAAGATGCATTAAACAATTTGCCGAGATCTAGGAGATAATATACATTCCTAAGAAAATGCGCAACTGTTTTCTTAGTATTGCTATTAATCAtcaccattaattttttaaattccaaaagtcGATTAACCTATTTAGTTtatcaaaagtgaaaattgacTTGTTTTAAGTTTTGCGTACAACTCGACTATTCACGtcacaaaagtgaaaatcaaGCCTATTAGATTAGCCCAACGCGAAAATTGGCTTATAATCGAAGTATTGACGTGTGTTAACACTTTTCAACACACACTTATCAGAAATTCACGCatataaaatagttaatttgtGTTGGAATTCATAGAAAACAAGATAAAACGGATTATATCAAGATCTTGACTCGCTGAGGAATAAACAAAGGGTTTCCGACGGGTATAAAAGCTGCCAACAAAGTGTGCAGTCAAACAGAATCAACTTGAAAGCATCAAACCATTTCGAAAATGCTCAACCTCAAGTGTCTGGTAATACTTCTCGCATTGTCATGTTTGGTGAGTTGCTTACTAGTTATTTCATTTGCATATTAACTGAACAAACTGAATTTAGGGAACATGCAGGAATCTCGGCAATGATAAAACGTCGCGAAATTCACCTCGTAAGTAAAATCGTATTggttggttaattttttgaaattttcatggaCCTTTCTATAGGAATCAAGGAATTTGTAACGATAAATGGCAGCGAATACTACATCGACACAGACTCTGTAAGttgtcaattttaaactatttctGTTTTAAGAGCCAGTTGACATTTCAAGAAAGTCCcgaaatatgaaatttgatttattaataagtttttagttcaatttagCTGAAATTCGGTATGTAGACACCGATTAATTTGACAAGTCGATAGGTGGGTGTtacgaattaaataaaatatatagaaattTCCCACAAGGGTCAGTTCTGGACTTTGCTAATCGTAGAGAAGAAAACTAAACATATTCCGACCGCTGACGAAACTTCCTATTTTAATCATGGCAATTTGGGTTTTcttccaacaaaaaaattaaaatcaagtaaaattttctttcaataataGTTTTCTTGATATCAAAACTGGAGCAACATTACCTTTAAATAAGCCCagaaattcataaaaacatTATCTTGAACCGGCAATTAGccaattttccagttttagTCTAAAAACTAGGGACTtctctggaaaataaaaatcccatCGATCTATCTGTCTTTTCTACTAGAGTGTATcatgtaaaaatatcaacacgattgaatgaaaacttgCTTACAATTTTGATGGTTCACCATgttcaaatttcaagcaaaatacTGACTGTTTCGTGTTTTCAAACTTGTCTTGTTAACAGTGGCTGACACATGACCAGGCAAAGGCTAACTGCATAACACGCAACTCCCGTCTTGTTACTTTTTCATCCAGAGAAAAGTACAACGACCTGGTAACCTACCTGTCCACAAGAGGTACGTCCTGaacttaaattataaaaaaaacatctgaGCTTTTGAATTTCCTACAGGATTGGGTTGGACTTGGTTCTGGACGGACGGATTCAGACCAGTTAGCTCAAGCAGATGGTTCTGGAGCAATAGCAACACTGAAATCACCGAGTTTTTGTGGGCCGTGAACAGACCCGAGGCGCAGAGTCTTTCTCAATCGAGATGCATTACGTTCAGTTTTGATTTCAAAGGCTGGGACGACGATCCATGCAACATTGTGTTGCCACACGTGTGCGAAAAGTGTTGATTTTagatatacaaaaaatatacaaatatataaaGTTAGCAAACAAATCATTatcgtttttcatttcatttcacaattttgctGGAAGATTGTTATCGCGGCTCACCTTCAAATCTCTGTAGATGATGCCTTGACTGTGCAAATAGGCCAGAGCCGAGATAATCTCGGCGCCGTAAAACCTTGTCCTATCTTCAGTAAAGAAGCGCTCCCTTGACAAGTGGAAGAAGAGCTCTCCACCGTTTACGTATTCCATTACAAAACACAATCTGTCTACAGTTTGGAACGAGTACTTCAGACTCTGCAAACATCAGAACATTAGTCTAAAAACGTTGCAAAAATGACAGAATAAACTTACAATGAGGAATGGGTGGTTCGTAGTACGCAGAACCCTGCTTTCGGTCAGCGTGTGTGCCACCTCGTCCTTCTGTATTATCACATCTTTCTTCAGAATCTTTAAAGCGAACAAATGTCCAGTCCCTTTCTCACGGCACAATATGACCTTTCCAAACGTTCCCTTTCCCAGCACTTTGAGGAATTCAAAGTTTTCTAGAGTCTGCGAACTAGTTACAGCACGGGAGTCTTTCCTTCTCCAAACAGAGTTACTTACAACTTTCTTTCTCCCTGATGATTTTGCGGTTGAGGTGCCAGTTAAGGAGAATTTGGCACTGAGTTCATCAATGGCAGCATCACCAGACTTAGGCACATCACTGGAGCCTTCCGTAGTCGACTCGTCTTGGTAAATTTTCTCAGCCACTTGCTGGATGGCTTGCATCCAATCTTTCCTGTAAATCGTCAGGAAAATCATTGCCTTTAACTTTTCGAACCGATTGCGTTCACTTAAAGCGAGATAATGAATACAAAGTAGATGTTTGCGACAAATATGTACATGTTGACTGTTGTTTAAAGCTCAAAGATCACAAACCTTTCCTGATCGGTCTCCACGTGGAATGTGCGCTCAATGACTGTGGTCATCTGCAGACCACGGATGATGAAAGTGAAGGGCTTCGGTCTGTCGACAGCCATAATCTGGCAGTCCTTGACCGTAAAATTGTTGAGCGGGTCACCGAGAGCCTGGGCGCTCTCTGGTTTGTTCTTGAAGCCGACCAGTGATCCATCTTCAAAAAGGAGGAAGTAACGGGCgcgccaattttttatgtgctCGCCTAGAGAACAGTATATTGAATATggatataaaattgatttaatttcactacCTCTTTTCCATAGCAACCCCTCTTTGACAATCTTTGGAAAAGCAGAAACCTCGTTCATGGCAGAttcagttttttgttttcagtccTGGAATTTaagttgattgaaaatttagtcCTATTTGAATagaggtttaattttaattagcactggaattttatttttgaaagtgccaaccgattcttgagggtcgaattaaaAGAGCACTAGGTCGAAAATTCGACTCAACGTGCTGAAAATCGGCAAACACTTAATAACCATTATTTTAGCGGattttggtctgaacctaGCAAAAGTGCGACAAGAACGCCACCCATGAATCAGAGAAGCGCGCTGTTCTCTGATTGGACGTAACACTGGCCAGAGTTCCAGACAGCAGTGCCACAGTGACGGTCAGCGGAAGCGAGTCAAGCGACCAGGCAGGTCAGCCAGCAGCTAGACATTTCGATTGATTACGCTAATTGTCAATGAGGCGCTGCTGTCCTGACCTTACAATTAATTAGGTCAGCGGTACgtccaatcagagaaccgctCCCTTCTCTAATAGGTCGACGCCGTATTTGTAATTTGTAGCACTTCTTTTTGCTCGattcaaaccaaaaatcactaaaataaCGGTTACCAGTTACCACTGATGTTCGGAACGTCATGTCGAAATGCCGACCAAGTGATTCGACTGCCGATCacaaatttccattaaaaagcaCGGTATTTCTAAACAAGCCAATCGAgacgaaaaacaaaatcaatctcTTATTTTCTCGAGCATCTGCTTGCTTTCCTAGCAGGCTAgcacaatatttaattattggaaaaGACGGGTTGACAACCAGAGGGTTGCTTGACAAACGGCAGACGCAATGTGTGCTATTAACTAACAAAAAACCGCTGACCAATGGATCAGTTACAAGACAtcgtgaaataatattatgaacATTACGACAACACACTGTTGGTTTATCGTGCAACATAATAAGAGCTCTTTCGCAAACATAAATTATGCAGATAAAAATagcaagataaataattttgctccaGTCGCTGATGGTGTGACGACTGAATGACCTTCTCCGACATTATCTGTTCAATCCCGCGATCACGGCCAGCAAAcaaatccaaaaaataaaacgcagtAGTTACAACAACCTGACGCAAtccagagcaataaaaatttttgtcaatggGATTTCATTGtgactaaataaaaaaaatcaatcgagTTCATAATATCGTTTAGTAAACTAATAGTAAACAGCATTTTCGtttgatatattatttcattgacGGGAAGACAGTAAAATTCTGTCGGCatcttaaaaatcaaaacaaacagtttTACTACATACATACGCCGCTGACTTGCACGGACACTTTTTTGCCAAAGGTGAGTCCAGTTAAGGAGCGAAcatctataaataaattcgtatACACTACACAGCTTTTGTCTGATTGAAATGCTTGGCCGACTTTTGTTTACGTCTGCCAGACTGtctcagttaaaaataaatcaaaaggcAGCAAAGCCGGATGAGCCGCATCAATCGCAATGACCACATGCCAAAAAACTTGCACTCTTCCCGAAAAAACTAGAGATATCCAGGCCAAACAGATTTGAGTTTAATCATTATGTGTTGcaaaaagctatcgattcgAGGCGAAGATTCAATAACATGGAGATTGAACACGCATCGTTCAcccaagagaaaataaatagcgtaaatatttatatagaaTTCCAATGCCGGGCATCAACCCCGGAGAGAAATTCTGCACCTTTCGGGTGTTTAATTATTCTGCGCACGTAAATAGTGGATCCTGCAAGGCAAATCACAGCGTTTCCGGAAGATCACAACATCAGCTTTACCTAATTCAGCACGGTGGCTTCGAGCACATGCCTGGAGAGAATTTCGCGGCGCAGTTCGTCTTGTCCATTCATTCCAAGCCTGGACGCCTGATTTTCGGCCTCGGAACCGCACGATCGGCCGCCACGGACTGCTATAACGAATTTGCAGGTGCACAAGTGCCAAATCTGCTCAAATCAGACAGAAAATGTTCCACAAACATCGACTCGACGTCAACTCTGcttgtgttttttgttttgtgatgATCGTCGTGAACGCGTTTTGCGATTGCTTTCTATCCACTATCCCTGCGAGACTGGTAAAATTACCGCTAATGTGGCATTGGCGCTGCTGATGCTCCTGCCCAGCACTGTCAAAGAAAGCTCGTTCTGGAGCTCGAAAACTccagaacatttttaatttcattcaaattcaatataGAACTTTGTACAAATAAAGCATCGATAGAcgaaatcataattttcaattttatgtgTGCTTTTGgcggtaattttttaaatttaatgttgacaatgtgaagaataattaaaaacaaaatattttgtaatgaaaGTAAATGTAAATGCACACACTAGATGGCTCTCAGTCCGATCTCACCATCTCAATCTCTTCAAGAAGAGGGTACGACGTAGCAGCCAAATAGCCTGGAATAGCCCGCGAGATTTGAAAATATGCATTAACTTACACTGAATACACTGCAGCCGCATGTTCTAAATTTTGGTTGGGAGACGCTGCGAGGGAGGGACGTGTCTTTTAAGCTGTATCATTTAAGATTCCTCTTTGAACGAAGCGGATGAACAGGAAGAAGCGTGCTTGTATTGGTATTGGTTCGTTATTGCTTCTTCTAAAAACTACGGTCGAGGGGTCATCGTTTCGTAGCTGCAATCGAGCAATTCGATTAATTTATCAGTGTTTTGAGGTGCTACCTCAACGACCTGATTGTGAAAGCGTTCTGCCTGCCAAACCACCAGGTAAGGTTTTTTCGtgcttaaatttgtttacgaattactttttgattgaaatgacATAATTTGTCTAGAAGTGTTTGTATTCTACAATCCGCcatgttttgtaaatttacacaaaatacattctttgaaaatctttaataatttcaagcaaATCTTCAATCCttcttaatatatttatttttaagcactAATTTATTTGCCTCATTTTGCtcttatattaaatttgctatcTAGAAAGCCGATAAATTCGCTGTTATATTTTCATCCATTATTGTTTGAAAAGAAGCatcatggaaaattaaaaaccagctTAAGACGACTTGCTTGCAATCTTACGAATTCAAAACCATCCTAAGGCTTTGCTTAACtcgtttattaattattttgtaatgccatgaacattatttttaatattaagccCGGGAAGTATCACAGGTGGTGCCTCTTAAGGGTGCTTGCCACTAAGACGAAAGGGACACTGCTCTGAATGATTCGCACCTAAATTACTTAGGTGCGAATAGGGGCTGTTAGGTCTACACtcacagaaaaatttttctctatGAGTATCAAAATGCGGCTCTCAAATTGATAATGCAACTTTGAGTCTCACAGTGAGTATCAAAGGCGTCCGGACGCTTCTCGTATcatactcactgtgatgaccaaaatgctcgctcgcttcatTATCAACTGAGAACGAgtgtttggtcatcacagtgagtacgagaagcgTCCGGACGCCTTTGATACTCACTGTGAGACTCAAAGTTGCATTATCAATTTGAGAGCCGCATTTTCATACTCATAGTgaaaaatttttctgtgaGTGTATAGGTCACGGCAGATTCACCTAATTTTggagattttcaaaatccagaaaaaaattgttgttaaaatttatctctagGCCATGGCAGGCCAACCTATTTAGTAATCGCAGTAGTTATtatgattgtttattttatgagaAAGATTAAACGTATTATTATGACTCCCGATTTTTcttaaactcaaatttcaaGTGTTGGTCAAGCaagaagcaataaaattattattgagaaATTGGTCTAGAGCCATTTTCCGCTCCTAGAAAAATGCTCTAAAGGGATAATGGCTGTGAATCTGAGGGTGGTAGCAGTCAGGAAAGGCTTCGTTTCTTTGGGGCCTGTTGATCAGGATGTACCATACTGACCAGCAGTTGtgacgaaatattttttcccacaTCTGGTCATTTAGTCGGGGTACATTCCCTCTCTCTGTTGCTAACCCATCCAGACAGCTTTTCTTTGTTCTCTGTAGA encodes:
- the Akt gene encoding RAC serine/threonine-protein kinase; the protein is MNEVSAFPKIVKEGLLWKRGEHIKNWRARYFLLFEDGSLVGFKNKPESAQALGDPLNNFTVKDCQIMAVDRPKPFTFIIRGLQMTTVIERTFHVETDQERKDWMQAIQQVAEKIYQDESTTEGSSDVPKSGDAAIDELSAKFSLTGTSTAKSSGRKKVTLENFEFLKVLGKGTFGKVILCREKGTGHLFALKILKKDVIIQKDEVAHTLTESRVLRTTNHPFLISLKYSFQTVDRLCFVMEYVNGGELFFHLSRERFFTEDRTRFYGAEIISALAYLHSQGIIYRDLKLENLLLDKDGHIKIADFGLCKESITYGQTTKTFCGTPEYLAPEVLEDNDYGRAVDWWGVGVVMYEMLCGRLPFYNRDHDVLFTLILMEEVKFPRNISSDAKSLLSGLLIKDPNQRLGGGLDDAKDIMDHPFFVSINWNDLVLKKITPPFKPQVTSDTDTRYFDQEFTGESVELTPPEAGPLCSITEEMEQQPYFSQFSYQEPSSTLGNGPNQNLQH
- the LOC135941706 gene encoding CD209 antigen-like, producing MLNLKCLVILLALSCLGTCRNLGNDKTSRNSPRIKEFVTINGSEYYIDTDSWLTHDQAKANCITRNSRLVTFSSREKYNDLVTYLSTRGLGWTWFWTDGFRPVSSSRWFWSNSNTEITEFLWAVNRPEAQSLSQSRCITFSFDFKGWDDDPCNIVLPHVCEKC